A genome region from Sceloporus undulatus isolate JIND9_A2432 ecotype Alabama chromosome 1, SceUnd_v1.1, whole genome shotgun sequence includes the following:
- the LOC121926163 gene encoding olfactory receptor 1019-like: MDKGNHSVINGFVLQGLIDNPKLQLPLFMIFLLVYVMTIIGNLGMIVLICAEPKLHNPMYFFLGNLSFVDLCCSSSIAPKMLSGFLAENNTISYHACVIQLFLFAMLGDVECLLLALMAYDRYVAICSPLHYSVIMSKKVCRQLMATAYFIGMVDSLIHTCCTFQLPFCRSNVINHFFCDEPPLLILSCSDTSINEILIFTLVGSIIACSIGMVLVSYIYIFGTIMRMHSADGRGKAFSTCISHLLAVGIFHGTLLFMYLRPSSSYSMDQDKWASMFYTVIIPMLNPLIYSVRNKAVKDALTKALGKLGLLKGSTIASQ; encoded by the coding sequence ATGGATAAAGGAAATCATTCTGTCATAAATGGGTTTGTTCTTCAAGGACTTATAGATAATCCAAAATTGCAGCTTCCTCTTTTTATGATCTTCCTGTTAGTTTATGTCATGACTATAATAGGAAATCTTGGAATGATTGTGTTAATCTGTGCTGAACCCAAACTTCACAACCCTATGTATTTTTTCTTGGGCAATCTTTCCTTTGTTGACCTCTGCTGTTCCTCATCCATTGCTCCTAAAATGCTATCTGGCttcctagcagaaaataacacaaTTTCATACCATGCCTGTGTTATACAACTATTTTTATTTGCCATGCTTGGAGATGTAGAATGCCTTCTGTTGGCTCTCATGGCTTATGACCGGTATGTGGCCATCTGCAGTCCACTTCATTATTCAGTCATAATGTCCAAGAAGGTCTGCAGACAGTTAATGGCTACAGCATACTTTATAGGCATGGTGGATTCACTGATTCACACTTGCTGTACTTTCCAGCTGCCATTCTGTAGATCAAATGTCATCAACCATTTCTTCTGTGATGAACCTCCCCTCCTAATACTTTCCTGCTCTGACACTTCCATCAATGAAATTCTAATTTTTACCTTGGTTGGCAGCATTATAGCATGCAGCATTGGTATGGTTCTCGTTTCCTACATTTACATTTTTGGTACCATCATGAGAATGCATTCTGCTGACGGAAGGGGCAAAGCCTTTTCCACCTGCATCTCTCACCTGCTTGCTGTTGGGATATTCCATGGCACCTTGCTCTTCATGTATCTTCGGCCCAGCTCCAGCTATTCCATGGACCAAGACAAATGGGCTTCCATGTTCTATACAGTCATAATTCCTATGCTCAACCCTTTGATCTATAGTGTGAGGAACAAGGCTGTAAAAGATGCTCTGACAAAAGCACTGGGCAAACTAGGGCTTTTGAAAGGGAGCACTATTGCTTCACAGTAG
- the LOC121920031 gene encoding olfactory receptor 5I1-like — protein MPDGNKTTVTHFVLLGFVTSPALQIVLFMVFLLLYSMVLLGNIGLMVLIRTSPQLHTPMYFFLSNLSLVDLCYCTVIVPKMLVNFLAMKKGISYAGCGLQFYFFCTFADTESFILATMAYDRYVAICNPLLYTSVMSQRVRLTLVMFSYLGGTLSALVHTCFAFRLSFCGPNVINHFFCDLPLLLKLSCSDTSLNELLLYTYGSSVEIMSSIIIVISYILIVASVLKMHSAAARRKTFSTCASHLTSVIIYEGTLLFIYSRPSSWYSPTSDKYISVFYTIIVPVLNPLIYSLRNKDVKDALWRSIDTKVFAH, from the coding sequence ATGCCAGATGGCAATAAAACCACTGTGACTCACTTTGTTCTTTTGGGGTTTGTCACCAGCCCAGCACTTCAGATCGTCTTATTTATGGTATTCTTGTTACTCTACAGCATGGTTCTGCTGGGTAATATTGGGCTGATGGTTCTAATCAGAACCAGCCCCCAGCTCCACACCCCTATGTATTTCTTCCTTAGCAATCTGTCATTAGTTGATCTCTGCTATTGCACTGTGATTGTCCCAAAGATGCTTGTCAATTTCTTGGCAATGAAAAAGGGCATCTCCTACGCTGGGTGTGGGCTGCAGTTTTATTTCTTCTGTACTTTTGCTGACACAGAGTCTTTCATCCTTGCTACTATGGCATATGATCGGTATGTAGCCATCTGTAACCCACTACTTTATACCTCTGTTATGTCTCAAAGGGTCCGTCTCACACTGGTTATGTTCTCTTACCTTGGTGGTACACTGAGTGCCCTGGTCCACACTTGCTTTGCCTTCAGGCTATCTTTCTGTGGGCCAAATGTCATCAACCACTTCTTCTGTGATCTTCCATTGCTCCTGAAGCTCTCCTGTTCAGACACATCCCTTAATGAGCTCTTGCTCTATACTTATGGGAGCTCAGTAGAAATCATGTCctccatcatcattgtcatctccTATATTCTCATTGTCGCTTCTGTCCTGAAGATGCACTCTGCAGCAGCAagaaggaagacattttccaccTGTGCCTCCCACTTGACCTCTGTCATCATCTATGAGGGCACTCTCCTCTTCATCTATTCCCGCCCCAGCTCCTGGTATTCCCCCACATCAGACAAATACATCTCTGTCTTTTATACTATCATTGTCCCTGTGCTAAATCCCCTCATCTACAGCCTGAGGAACAAAGATGTGAAAGATGCATTATGGAGATCAATAGACACTAAAGTCTTTGCTCATTAA